Genomic segment of Magnetococcales bacterium:
TTGGTCAGCCCGAGTCCCACCTGGTGCCCGATTTCCAGAAAAAAATTCCCCTCGCCATCCTCCGACCCGACCTGCCGCCCTCACTGACATCGATCATCGAACGCTGTCTGGCCCTCGATGCCCGGAACCGTCCCGGTGATCTGGGGGAATTCCTCTCCTGGATGGAGCAACCCGAATTGTGGTCCACGCCACCAGCCCGGTTACCACTCCTGCATCGCAATCCATTGCGTTTCTACCAGACGGGCTTTTGGATCTTCCTGCTCACGACCGTGCTGCTGACGCTCTGGCGGTTGCGGGGATGACCAAGAACGCAGCGGCAAACCTCGAAACTCCTTGCCTCACGCAGACTTGAATCAAGAGATCAAGGCGGAGGGGTGATCGGGAAGAAACTGGAATCGGGCAATCGTTCCATGATTGGTCTGGCTTTCGATGGTGACCTGCCAGTGGTGACGGTCGCAAATACGTTTGACCAGGGTCAATCCGACCCCGGAACCGCGACTTTCCGACGGGTCGAGACGTTCGCGGAACAGTTTTTCCATGATGGCCGGATCGATTCCTCCACCGGTATCGGAAACGGTCAACGATCTTTCCTGGAGATGCACCCGAACCGTTCCCTTCTGGATGTAGGTGCAGGCATTGCGCAACAAATTGCCGGCGACAATCTGAATGAAGGCGCATTCCGTGGCCAGAACGGGTTCGGCATCGATGGTCAACGCCAATTCGGCCTCCTTGTGGCGCAACAGGAACCGGTTCTGGTTGACAAGCTCCCTGATGAGCGGAGCCAGTTGGCAGGTGGCTCGGGACGGCTGATCGATCCTGCGTTCACGAGAGAGCAGCAGCAAGGCGGAGGTCAGAACGATCATGTCGCCGACGGCACGGGAAATCCGCTGCATGGGTTTTCTTTCCCGTTCTTCCGGATGGCTCTCCTGAAGAATTTCCACGGCCCCCTGGATGATCGCCAGAGGATTGCGCAATTCGTGGCTGACATCGGTGGCGAAGGCGCGCTCCCGTTCGAGAAAACCCAGGAGTTGATCCTGACGCAAGGCCAGAACCCGGGCCAGATCTCCAACCGCGTCATGGGAAAAATGGGGCGCAAGAACCGATCCCGGAGCGGTTTCCCCCATCGATCGAACCCGTTGCGCCAACTCCGAAAGGGGAGAAATCACCCGGTCGGTGACCCGGTAGCCGCCCAGGGTCGCAAGGATCGTCATGGTCAAACCGCTCAGGACCAGAACCACAAGCAGATTGAACTCCCGTTTCTGGCGAACCGGAATATTGTTGTAGAGGATGATGAACCGCTCCGCCGGAGTCCTGGTCACCAGTGCCCGATAGGAAACCTTGTCCAACATGATGTCGTGAAATCCGGGAGACAGGCCAAGGAGAACCGGGGGAATGGGCGGATCGGTGGCACGGGGAGGATGGACATAACCCACCATGGTGACCGTTTTCTGCGGCAGGGAGTGCGGATTGCGCGCCCGACGGGCCATGTAATCCTGAATTTCATCGTTCAGGTTGCGGTCCACGATCCTTTTTTCAATGTCGAGAACGAAAAAATAGATCCCCACGCACAAAAACAGACTGATCATTCCCCCGAAACTGGCGAAGGCGAACGCGACCCGGCTCGGAAGTTCGGAAAAAAGGGGCATGCTCAGGCCACAAGTTGAAATCCCACGCCGCGGATGGTCCTGATGATCGGGTGGGCAAAGGGTTTGTCCACCACCTCGCGGAGGGTGTGGATATGGGTCCTCAAGGTATCCGAACCCAACAGCTGATCGCCCCAGATGGCAAATTCAAGGTCGTCGCGTCGGATCATGGCGGGATAGGCGCGCATGAGGGTTTCGAGAATCTTCAAAGGGATGGGCGTCAGAAACAATTCCTTTCCCTCGCGAAACAGGGTATGGGTTCCCGGATCGAGGGTCAAGGGTCCGACCGAAAGCGACCGGTTGACCATTTTCCCCTGGGCGCGCCGCACCAGAGCACGAAGACGGGTTTCCACTTCCGCCAGGGGGGTTGGCTTCACCACATAATCGTCCGCTCCCAGTTCCAGGCCGCGAATCTTGTCATCGAGGGCATCCAGGGCAGTCAGCATGAGGATGGGGGTGTCTTTGCCCCCCTCGCCGCGCAGCGACCGACACAGTTTGAAGCCATCCAGTCCCGGCAACATCAGGTCGAGCAGAATGACATCATAGGTCTGGGTCAGGGCCAGATGGAGTCCGCTGATGCCGTCCCAGGCGGTATCCACCACATGGCCGCGGGCTTCCATGTATTCAAAGATATTGTCTACAAGATCCTGATTGTCTTCGATTACCAGAATGCGCATCACGACCGCCCGTGCCATGATCGATCTCACGAATTTTTAACTGTCATGAAACGCAATTCTAACAGAACCCCTTCCAGTATGTGCAGGGATGGCGTTCCGTCCTCCGGAATAAAATCGAGCCGGAAATGGAAATCGTGGCATCTCCCCGAAAGCGCCATGGAGCGCGAAGGGGCCGAATAATGATCAACAATCAAATGGAAGGTCTAACCTGATGGGTGCGAATCATCGTGGAGCGGAATCGACATGGGGTGCCCTTGCCGGCACCGTGACACTGGGCGTCCTGAGTGGCGGACTCTATCTGTTGTTGTATCTTTACGAGGAACAGTTGGAACTGGTGGCCAATCTGATCCGGCAGGGACAAAAGGGATACGTCGTGATCCCGATCGGCATCGCCCTGGTGTTTTCGTTCGTCCATGGGGCCTTTACAGGGCGATTCTGGGATATTCTTGGACTCAAGGCCAGGAAATAGGAGGGGCGCATGGAAGCGGTTGGTTTTATCGATATGACGGCCTCATCGACGTTCATCCTGTTTCTCGTGGGGTTCGTCGGGGGGATGGTCAGTGGGTTCATCGGTTCGGGCGGCGCGTTCGTTCTGACCCCCGCCATGATGACCATGGGTGTTCCGGCGATCGTCGCCGTGGCCAGCAACATGGCCCATAAATTTCCCAAGGCCCTGGTCGGGGCCTACAAACGCAACAAATATGGTCAGGTGGACATCAAACTGGGAATCGTGATGGGCATCTTCGCCGAATTGGGCGTTCTCATCGGCAAGAACGTCATGGTCGATATCCGTGCCATCTTCGGCGCCACGGGGACCAATTTGTATGTCTCCTTCGTGTTCGTGGTGGTTCTGGCCATCGTCGGCGGCATCGTCCTGAAGGATGGACTCAAAGAGAAAAAGGGATCCCTGGACGCGAAGAAATCACCCGGCCACAAGGTTCCACCTCTGGCATTGAAAGTTCGTCAAATCGTCATCCCCGGGACGATGATCCATTTCAAGTCGATCGACGCCAAAATCTCTTTTCTGGTATTGGCCCCGCTGGGGATGGCGACCGGCATGCTTGCAGCGACGATCGCCGTCGGCGGTTTCATCGGCGTCCCGGCGATGATGTATTTTGTCGGCCTTCCCGCCCTGATGGCCAGTGCCACCGAACTGGTCATTGCCTTTGTCATGGGATTGGGGGGATCGGTCCTCTACGCCCTGGAAGGGGCGGTGGATATTCGCCTGTCGATGATCATCCTGGCCGGATCGCTTTTCGGCATCCAGATTGGCGCCATCGGGACGACCTATGTCAAGGATTATGTGGTCAAGTTCGTCATGGCCGCGATCATGCTGCTGGTGCTGGTGAGCCGCTTCTTTTACATTCCCGGCTATCTGTCGCAGTTGGGCCGGATCGACCCCATCGACGAAGGAACCATCCGCCTTCTCAACGGCATTGGCGAGGGGGCATTGGGATTTGCCCTGGTGTTCGGCGCGGTGATGATCCTGCACGCCCTCTACCAGGGAATCCGTGAACATCGGCGCGAGTTGGCGGCTCAGCCAGAAACGGCTGCGATCGATGCCGCTACCGCCCGACCTCTGACGGCCATGATGGCGTTCGAGCGATTCCTGGTGGCGAGTGACACTTCCGAGTTCAGCGCCGCTGCCGTTCGCGAAGCCCTTGGTCTCGCCAGAAAATGCGATGCCCGGCTCCAGGTCGTCTCCCTGGTCGCAAGCGGTCTGGAATATGGCGGCGCCGGCAACCCGGTCCTGAAAGAAGAACTGGCCATGGCTCAGAGCCATCTCGATGGCATCCGGCAACAGGCCGTCGCCCAGGGGGTCGTGTGTGACACCCAGGTCATTCATGGCCAGATCGTCGATCAGGAAATCGTCACCGCCGCGGAACGTTCCCGGACCGACCTGATCGTGATGGGAAGAAGAGGACGCCGTGGCCTCGCACGGATGATGCTGGGGCATGCCACCGCCCGGGTCATCGGCAAGGCTTCCTGCAACGTCCTTGTCGTTCCGCGTGCTGCCCGCATCGAAGGACGTCATATTGTCCTGGCCACCGATGGTTCGCGTCATGCCGACCGGGCCATCCTTGCGACAGGGCAACTGGCGCAAAAATGCAAAACGCCCGTCTCCGTGGTCAGTGTCATCGATGGCGAGGAATCACGGGAACAGCGAAACAAGGCGGAGACGATCGTCCAACGAGCTGTGGATTACCTGCGTTCCCAGGGTATCCATGCTGAAGGAGCGGTGCGCAGTGGCCGTCCCGATGGCGAAATCATCGAACTGGTGCGGCGCAAGGGTGCGGATCTGGTCGTCGTCGGCAGCCATGGCCTGACCGGACTCGAACGAATTCTGGTAGGCAGCACGACCGAACGAATCCTCAATGGTACCGCCACCGCCGTTTTCGTGGTCAAGGGGGGATGACGCTTCCCAGTGGTTCCATCTTCATGGAGGGGGCCGGAATGTGTTTTCCTTGCCCGGCCCCCTCCTTCGGAACCAGGGGCGCTTCGGTCCCCTGCCCTCCCCTGACTTGAAGAAAGACCGATGCATCGGATCATTGCGGTTGTCGATCTGTTTTCTCCTGAATGCGTCGTCGCCGAAGTCGCCTGGGCAACGGTTCGACGCCACGGAGGAGAAATGATTTTCTTCGCCATGTTCGACCATTTGAGCCATGTTCCCGACGAGTCCCATATCGCATCGTCCTCTTCCGAGCGGTTTGTCCGCATCGAAGCCTTTCTTCTGGAACGCCTGAAACAACATGTCGCAAGCCGCGGCATTCATGATGTCTCTTGTGCCATTCTGAGCGGCAATCCGGGAGAAGAACTGAATCGAATCGCCCGGGACTGGGGTGCCGACCTCATCATGGCCGATCGGAACACCGCCCGCGTGTTGCACAACGGCTGGGTCCCTTTCCTTTCTTCCCTGACTCCGTTGCCCTGCAAGATTCACATTGTGCCTCCAGAGCGAAAAGGCCGCATGTCGCGGGTTTTGCATCTTCTCGGCATGCCCTGGTAAGCGCCCAGATCCCCCGTATTCAAAATTATTAAAAAAAAAAAGGGATCTGGGGGCAATCCCCCAGCCCCCTTTTTTCTTTCAATAATTTTAAATACGGGGAGGGGGGGGATCAACAGCAACGCATGGCAGGAGTACATGCCCCGGAAGGTGGAATATCCTCAGTGGCGGTGATTTCCTTTGTCTGCAAGGCGCGCCAACAGGCACGAACGCCAAAGATCAGCATGATGGTCACGACCCCCATGAACAAAAGGGCCAGCACGGCATCAAGGCGATCGTTGGCGACGACCTGCGCCACCTGTTCCATGGTTTTTGCCGGAGCCAGGACCTCCCCCTTGTCCAGGGCCGCCTGATACTTTTCCGCATGGGCCAGAAAACCGATTTTGGCATTGTCATCGAAAACCTTGAGATATCCCGCCGTCATCGTGGAAACGACCAGCCACAAAGCAGGAAGGAGCGGTACCCAGGCAAGCCGCGCTCTCTTGAGTTTGAACAGAACGACCGTCGCCAGGATCAAGGCACAGGCGGCCAGCATTTGATTGGAAATGCCGAACAAAGGCCACAGGCTGTTGATGCCGCCAAAAGGATCGATGACCCCCTGATACAGAATATAGCCCCAGGCACTGACCACGAAGAGGGTGGCAATGACATTGGCAGCCAACGAAGAAGTGCGCGCCAAGGGTTTGAATACCGCCCCGAACATGTCCTGGACCATGAAACGACAGGCGCGGGTACCCGTATCCACGGCAGTCAAAATGAAAAGCGCCTCGAACAGAATGGCAAAATGATACCAGAATCCCATCCAGGCATTGCCGCCGAAAATGGCAAGCAGATGGGCCATGCCGACGGCAAGGGTCGGAGCACCACCGGTACGTGACAGCAGGGTGTGTTCACCGACATCCTGGGTCAGTT
This window contains:
- a CDS encoding HAMP domain-containing histidine kinase, giving the protein MPLFSELPSRVAFAFASFGGMISLFLCVGIYFFVLDIEKRIVDRNLNDEIQDYMARRARNPHSLPQKTVTMVGYVHPPRATDPPIPPVLLGLSPGFHDIMLDKVSYRALVTRTPAERFIILYNNIPVRQKREFNLLVVLVLSGLTMTILATLGGYRVTDRVISPLSELAQRVRSMGETAPGSVLAPHFSHDAVGDLARVLALRQDQLLGFLERERAFATDVSHELRNPLAIIQGAVEILQESHPEERERKPMQRISRAVGDMIVLTSALLLLSRERRIDQPSRATCQLAPLIRELVNQNRFLLRHKEAELALTIDAEPVLATECAFIQIVAGNLLRNACTYIQKGTVRVHLQERSLTVSDTGGGIDPAIMEKLFRERLDPSESRGSGVGLTLVKRICDRHHWQVTIESQTNHGTIARFQFLPDHPSALIS
- a CDS encoding response regulator transcription factor yields the protein MRILVIEDNQDLVDNIFEYMEARGHVVDTAWDGISGLHLALTQTYDVILLDLMLPGLDGFKLCRSLRGEGGKDTPILMLTALDALDDKIRGLELGADDYVVKPTPLAEVETRLRALVRRAQGKMVNRSLSVGPLTLDPGTHTLFREGKELFLTPIPLKILETLMRAYPAMIRRDDLEFAIWGDQLLGSDTLRTHIHTLREVVDKPFAHPIIRTIRGVGFQLVA
- a CDS encoding universal stress protein: MEAVGFIDMTASSTFILFLVGFVGGMVSGFIGSGGAFVLTPAMMTMGVPAIVAVASNMAHKFPKALVGAYKRNKYGQVDIKLGIVMGIFAELGVLIGKNVMVDIRAIFGATGTNLYVSFVFVVVLAIVGGIVLKDGLKEKKGSLDAKKSPGHKVPPLALKVRQIVIPGTMIHFKSIDAKISFLVLAPLGMATGMLAATIAVGGFIGVPAMMYFVGLPALMASATELVIAFVMGLGGSVLYALEGAVDIRLSMIILAGSLFGIQIGAIGTTYVKDYVVKFVMAAIMLLVLVSRFFYIPGYLSQLGRIDPIDEGTIRLLNGIGEGALGFALVFGAVMILHALYQGIREHRRELAAQPETAAIDAATARPLTAMMAFERFLVASDTSEFSAAAVREALGLARKCDARLQVVSLVASGLEYGGAGNPVLKEELAMAQSHLDGIRQQAVAQGVVCDTQVIHGQIVDQEIVTAAERSRTDLIVMGRRGRRGLARMMLGHATARVIGKASCNVLVVPRAARIEGRHIVLATDGSRHADRAILATGQLAQKCKTPVSVVSVIDGEESREQRNKAETIVQRAVDYLRSQGIHAEGAVRSGRPDGEIIELVRRKGADLVVVGSHGLTGLERILVGSTTERILNGTATAVFVVKGG
- a CDS encoding universal stress protein, giving the protein MHRIIAVVDLFSPECVVAEVAWATVRRHGGEMIFFAMFDHLSHVPDESHIASSSSERFVRIEAFLLERLKQHVASRGIHDVSCAILSGNPGEELNRIARDWGADLIMADRNTARVLHNGWVPFLSSLTPLPCKIHIVPPERKGRMSRVLHLLGMPW